AGTAAGCCAGCCGGGGCCAACACGTCAAGCGCAAGGCGTGTCAGGTTAGCATAGGCACGTAAAGCCCCCGGCACCTCTGCCGTGCGCTTGGCAAATGATGGCGGGTCAACGATCACCATGCTGAATTGGCGGCCTGCTTCTGCCAGATCGCGCAGGCCTTCAAAGGCATCTGCGACGAGGATATCATGTGGCACATCAGCTAGCTGCGGGTTAAGGGCGAAGTTCGATTGTGCTGTTTCCAACGCCGGAGCGCTTACATCCAGGCTGAGCACGTTTTTGGCACCCCCTGCCGCCGCATGGACTGAAAAAGCGCCCGCATAGGCGAAGATATCCAGCACCGTATGCCCCGCTGCCATCTCCTGCACGCGTTTGCGGTTCTCTCGATGGTCGAAGAAGAAGCCTGTTTTGTGCCCATGGACCACATCAGCGGCGAAGCGCAGGCCATATTCTTTAAAGACGACCGGACCAGCGGGGACATCGCCTAACAGAGCCTGACCATCCGCGAGGCCATATGTCTCGCCTTGCTGCATGTTCCGGCTCAGCCGCAGCACCACGCGCTGGCAGGGCTGTGCTTCAACAATCGTCGGCAGCAAGATGTTCAGATAGGGCAACCACGCCGCTGTATAGAGCTTCAGCACGAGAGTATCGGCATAGCGATCCAGGATGAGGCCGGGTAAGCCATCATTCTCGCCATGGATGAGGCGGCAACCATCTGTCTCTTGCAACATCAATATCTGGCGCAGGTTGACCGCAGCATACACACGCTGCTGAAAAAATGCCGTATCAATGGGGGCAGGCTTGCCCTGATGCAGCACGCGCACCCGCAAGGGCGAATCCGGGTCATAGAGGCCAATCGCTAAAAAGCGACGGTTGCTATCAAAGATCACGGCAAGATCACCGGGCGCACCTTCATGGCTCTGGTTATGGATGGCATCTGCAAACAGCCAGGGATGCCCACGCTTGAGGGCACGTTCCGCTGCGGCGGTGATATGCACTGCCATGCGCTTTTCAGACGGTGCGGGGATGTGATTCAGTTGTTCAATAGAAGAATAAGTCATTGGAGACGAATCGACACTCTAGTTATTCGTTACGCCTATGATACGGGATAGTATGCAGTGGTCGTAGGGCCGCTTCTCCCGTTTCGCGGGCCTGCGTTTATCAATCTTGTTATAACGGTGGCCCAGCCGGATTATACGTTCAACGCTCGCGCGATGCTTCCAGCGGAATCCCGGCTTTCTGGAATTTGCGCACCACCTGGCGGCGAATATCCCGCATGTTCAGTTCCAGCAAGGGGAATGCCAGCCAGCCGCCCATAAACCCAAACAAGAAGCCCGTCGCTAACCTGAAGCCTGGCAGCGTCTCGCGGATAGGCAGCCACTCAAAAGGCGGATAGCTCAAAAGCTGGCTAAAGCCATCAATGCCAATAGGCCCTATACCCATAACCACAAAGAGCAAGAAGGGCAGCGGGCGTAAGCGTGGACGGACGAAAGGTAGTGTATAGACGATCATAAAGACCAGCATACCGGTATAGATAGCGACATCACGCTGGCATACAGCCGATTTATAGCCCATCTGCTCATTGCCAGGGAACGCCTTAGAAGCCAATTGCAGCGGCAGCGTGAAGGTTTCGACATCTTCTGCCACAAGGCCACGCTCAAGGGGCTGACGATAGCTAAATTCGTACCAGTAAGCATAATCTTCAGCGAATTCCGGGTCGTTCAGGACGTAATCTTCGTAGGGCTTGAGGCCAGAATGTGCATCTTCCCGCGGGTAAAAGACTTGATCGCCGCCGATGAAGATCGAGCGGAAGCCAAATTGATGGCATAGGGGCGCATAAATCGTATAGAGGACTGTAGCAGGCCCTGTCAGGCCCAGGTTCATGAGGATGGGCGCGGCGAAAACACCCGCCACCAGCAAACTCAAGAAGCCAATCACAAAGCGATGCCAGTTTTTGGCAAAGCGGTACAAAGCACGATTCAGGCGAATGCCAAGGCTGTTACGGCGTTGGGGCTGCGTATCACTCATAGAAGGTGTCCATCTTAAGTGGGATGATGCGCCCCAAGCATACAGGGCGATGCTAGAATTAGCAACGGAGCGCTTGTACAAAAGAGCGTGTCTCAATAGGCGCAACCCGGCCCACGGGGACGTTGCTGTGGAGATGACGGTTATGGTCGGGCGATTGGTGCTATACACTGCCGAGAAAGGCCATATAATGCCAGTAAGTTGATTTAACCATCAATATAGATGAGGTAATAAACGGATGAGCGCACAAGACGACAGTATCAAATCGGCTGTCAGCCAGCAATTCGGGCAGGTCGCTGCCAATTATCGCACCAGTG
The Phototrophicus methaneseepsis DNA segment above includes these coding regions:
- a CDS encoding DUF2085 domain-containing protein, encoding MSDTQPQRRNSLGIRLNRALYRFAKNWHRFVIGFLSLLVAGVFAAPILMNLGLTGPATVLYTIYAPLCHQFGFRSIFIGGDQVFYPREDAHSGLKPYEDYVLNDPEFAEDYAYWYEFSYRQPLERGLVAEDVETFTLPLQLASKAFPGNEQMGYKSAVCQRDVAIYTGMLVFMIVYTLPFVRPRLRPLPFLLFVVMGIGPIGIDGFSQLLSYPPFEWLPIRETLPGFRLATGFLFGFMGGWLAFPLLELNMRDIRRQVVRKFQKAGIPLEASRER
- a CDS encoding class I SAM-dependent rRNA methyltransferase, with protein sequence MTYSSIEQLNHIPAPSEKRMAVHITAAAERALKRGHPWLFADAIHNQSHEGAPGDLAVIFDSNRRFLAIGLYDPDSPLRVRVLHQGKPAPIDTAFFQQRVYAAVNLRQILMLQETDGCRLIHGENDGLPGLILDRYADTLVLKLYTAAWLPYLNILLPTIVEAQPCQRVVLRLSRNMQQGETYGLADGQALLGDVPAGPVVFKEYGLRFAADVVHGHKTGFFFDHRENRKRVQEMAAGHTVLDIFAYAGAFSVHAAAGGAKNVLSLDVSAPALETAQSNFALNPQLADVPHDILVADAFEGLRDLAEAGRQFSMVIVDPPSFAKRTAEVPGALRAYANLTRLALDVLAPAGLLVMASCSSRVTTEDFYRTVLQTANQAGRPLQEIERTGHALDHPIGFPEGAYLKCLFAQG